One window of Thermocoleostomius sinensis A174 genomic DNA carries:
- a CDS encoding calcium-binding protein: MPATNGNDVLYGTSASDTIDALLGNDTVFGGYGDDRLYGNGGNDFLYGDYGNDTLYGGVGNDALIGSWGNDFIYGEDGDDVIGFSSYHDEIGDDYLYGGNGNDRIYAGTGNDRVDGGTGNDILYAGAGNDYVDGWTENDLIYGETGNDTLYGYSGNDTLYGGNDNDRMLGEAGNDFLDGGNGNDYLDGGDGSDTLIGGFGNDQLVGGLGTGDGVNRLNGFGTTASTIAQIDTLMGGSGTDYFVLGGSWGVSYVEPGDGYAVIANWDWTRDWIEVKRVSGGSYSLEYRSVSGIGSSATDTEIYFTDSRGVRDRIGIVQDSTNVNIGRDFRYV; encoded by the coding sequence ATGCCTGCTACAAATGGAAACGATGTTCTTTATGGAACCAGCGCCTCTGATACAATCGATGCTTTGTTAGGGAACGATACAGTTTTTGGCGGTTACGGAGACGATCGGTTGTATGGCAATGGTGGCAATGATTTTCTGTACGGGGACTATGGTAACGACACGCTCTATGGCGGCGTTGGCAATGATGCGCTGATTGGCAGTTGGGGCAATGATTTCATCTACGGCGAAGATGGTGATGATGTCATTGGCTTTTCAAGCTACCACGACGAGATTGGTGATGATTATTTATACGGTGGCAACGGCAACGATCGGATTTACGCAGGGACGGGTAATGACAGAGTGGATGGAGGCACAGGCAACGATATCTTGTATGCGGGTGCAGGCAACGACTATGTGGATGGCTGGACGGAGAATGATTTAATCTACGGCGAGACGGGTAATGATACGCTGTATGGCTATTCTGGCAATGATACGCTGTATGGAGGTAACGACAACGATCGAATGCTGGGCGAAGCTGGCAATGATTTTCTAGACGGTGGCAATGGCAACGATTATCTAGATGGTGGAGACGGTAGTGATACCCTCATTGGCGGTTTTGGCAACGATCAACTTGTTGGTGGACTTGGCACGGGTGATGGTGTAAATCGCCTTAATGGCTTTGGCACGACGGCTAGCACCATTGCGCAGATCGACACATTGATGGGTGGTTCTGGAACCGACTACTTTGTTTTAGGTGGCAGTTGGGGAGTGTCTTATGTCGAACCGGGTGATGGCTATGCAGTGATTGCTAATTGGGATTGGACTCGCGATTGGATTGAAGTGAAGCGCGTTTCGGGCGGCAGCTACAGCCTGGAATATAGAAGCGTCAGTGGCATTGGTTCCTCCGCCACAGATACGGAAATCTACTTTACCGACTCGCGTGGTGTTCGCGATCGCATTGGCATTGTGCAAGACAGTACCAATGTCAACATTGGTCGCGACTTTCGCTATGTATAG
- a CDS encoding DUF2949 domain-containing protein yields the protein MIQEPTNRVQLITFLSEELAVPAAAIAFALRQCEQSTNLIPMILWQYGLITLEQLDRIFDWMETA from the coding sequence ATGATTCAGGAGCCGACCAATCGCGTCCAGCTAATTACGTTCCTCAGTGAGGAACTTGCTGTTCCGGCAGCCGCGATCGCCTTTGCACTACGTCAATGCGAGCAAAGTACAAACCTGATTCCCATGATTCTCTGGCAGTATGGGCTAATTACCCTTGAGCAACTCGATCGAATTTTTGACTGGATGGAAACCGCTTAA